One genomic window of Osmia bicornis bicornis chromosome 5, iOsmBic2.1, whole genome shotgun sequence includes the following:
- the LOC114871095 gene encoding methyltransferase-like protein 17, mitochondrial isoform X1, whose protein sequence is MTYTALHFNAVIGFYNCLSYYVKILNKIILCEENTKNIKVIMSSRLTFVKCKQIRWYSTKQKMKVIDEVDELLLTNQLKHRHHPGISSPRQVQHPSWLCDSIKALAGVNNISLKQVQQGTKRLTSYLHERQLPKEADDIETKIKDIKSHTKAININGMEEPIDHKELLKNPQVLKQLKGFIYSWKSINYDAFTSLVYLFGRSIPEYSVLYKIFNEIYTDDENFTPKSLFDYGSGVGTVMWAASEFWNKSIKEYYCVDVSRFMNEFSEYLMKMAKPKINPHHVFYRQFFPAAPIPTYDIVVSAYSLLELPDQKSRLEVISKLWNKTNHYLVIVEQGTAYGFRVITEARDFILRHGRKDTRGVHVFSPCPHDLQCPIQIADYKFPCSFKIQYQTLPLAQKSEYKMELYSYVVLKKGKRSENDNQWPRIISPILKRSKHVVCRMCTASGKFEEQIFTAWKNGKNTYRCARSSAWGDRLPFKFEEIKESEESEDSDQFEDSSESEESEKTK, encoded by the exons ATGACATATACCGCATTGCATTTTAATGCAGTTATAGGATTTTATAATTGTTTGTCATATT ATGTTAAAATCCTGAATAAGATTATTTTATGTgaagaaaatacaaaaaacatTAAGGTTATCATGTCATCAAGATTGACTTTTGTAAAATGCAAGCAGATACGATGg tactctacaaaacaaaaaatgaaagtCATAGACGAAGTGGATGAGTTACTTTTAACTAATCAACTTAAACATAGACATCATCCAGGGATATCAAGTCCTAGACAAGTACAACATCCTAGTTGGCTTTGCGATTCAATTAAAGCACTTGCAGGAG tgaataatatttcattgaaacAAGTCCAGCAAGGCACAAAGAGATTAACATCATATTTACATGAAAGACAACTTCCAAAAGAAGCAGATGAcattgaaacaaaaataaaagatattaaatcaCATACTAAAGCAATCAATATAAATGGTATGGAGGAACCAATAGACCATAaagaattgttaaaaaatcCACAGGttttgaaacaattaaaaGGTTTTATTTATAGTTggaaatcaattaattatgatGCCTTTACAAGCTTGGTATATTTATTTGGTCGAAGCATACCTGAATATAGCGTtctatacaaaatttttaatgaaatttatactgatgatgaaaattttaCCCCTAAATCGCTATTTGACTATGGCTCTGGTGTTGGTACAGTCATGTG GGCAGCATCTGAATTTTGGAACAAATCTATTAAAGAATACTATTGTGTAGATGTATCGCGATTCATGAATGAATTCTCTGAATATCTTATGAAAATGGCTAAACCAAAAATTAATCCACACCACGTTTTTTACCGACAATTTTTTCCTGCAGCTCCAATT cCAACTTATGATATTGTAGTAAGTGCATACTCTTTGTTAGAATTACCAGATCAAAAATCTCGTCTTGAAGTCATTTCGAAATTATGGAATAAAACAAACCATTATTTAGTCATTGTAGAACAGGGAACAGCGTATGGGTTTAGA GTAATTACCGAGGCACGGGATTTTATACTTAGACATGGAAGAAAAGATACACGGGGTGTGCACGTATTTTCGCCA TGTCCTCACGACTTACAATGTCCTATTCAAATAGCAGATTATAAGTTTCCTTGCAGTTTTAAGATTCAGTATCAGACATTACCTTTAGCTCAAAAGTCCGAATATAAAATGGAACTCTATTCGTATGTAGTACTTAAAAAAG GTAAACGTTCAGAAAATGATAATCAGTGGCCACGGATAATCTCACCTATATTGAAACGTTCCAAACATGTTGTATGTCGAATGTGTACAGCTTCCGGAAAATTTGAAGAACAAATTTTTACCGCATGGAAGAATGGAAA aaataCGTATCGTTGTGCAAGAAGCAGCGCATGGGGCGATCGTCTGCCCTTCAAATTTGAGGAGATAAAAGAATCTGAAGAATCAGAAGATTCCGACCAATTTGAGGATTCTTCAGAATCAGAAGAGTCTGAAAAAACTAAATGA
- the LOC114871095 gene encoding methyltransferase-like protein 17, mitochondrial isoform X2 gives MTYTALHFNAVIGFYNYVKILNKIILCEENTKNIKVIMSSRLTFVKCKQIRWYSTKQKMKVIDEVDELLLTNQLKHRHHPGISSPRQVQHPSWLCDSIKALAGVNNISLKQVQQGTKRLTSYLHERQLPKEADDIETKIKDIKSHTKAININGMEEPIDHKELLKNPQVLKQLKGFIYSWKSINYDAFTSLVYLFGRSIPEYSVLYKIFNEIYTDDENFTPKSLFDYGSGVGTVMWAASEFWNKSIKEYYCVDVSRFMNEFSEYLMKMAKPKINPHHVFYRQFFPAAPIPTYDIVVSAYSLLELPDQKSRLEVISKLWNKTNHYLVIVEQGTAYGFRVITEARDFILRHGRKDTRGVHVFSPCPHDLQCPIQIADYKFPCSFKIQYQTLPLAQKSEYKMELYSYVVLKKGKRSENDNQWPRIISPILKRSKHVVCRMCTASGKFEEQIFTAWKNGKNTYRCARSSAWGDRLPFKFEEIKESEESEDSDQFEDSSESEESEKTK, from the exons ATGACATATACCGCATTGCATTTTAATGCAGTTATAGGATTTTATAATT ATGTTAAAATCCTGAATAAGATTATTTTATGTgaagaaaatacaaaaaacatTAAGGTTATCATGTCATCAAGATTGACTTTTGTAAAATGCAAGCAGATACGATGg tactctacaaaacaaaaaatgaaagtCATAGACGAAGTGGATGAGTTACTTTTAACTAATCAACTTAAACATAGACATCATCCAGGGATATCAAGTCCTAGACAAGTACAACATCCTAGTTGGCTTTGCGATTCAATTAAAGCACTTGCAGGAG tgaataatatttcattgaaacAAGTCCAGCAAGGCACAAAGAGATTAACATCATATTTACATGAAAGACAACTTCCAAAAGAAGCAGATGAcattgaaacaaaaataaaagatattaaatcaCATACTAAAGCAATCAATATAAATGGTATGGAGGAACCAATAGACCATAaagaattgttaaaaaatcCACAGGttttgaaacaattaaaaGGTTTTATTTATAGTTggaaatcaattaattatgatGCCTTTACAAGCTTGGTATATTTATTTGGTCGAAGCATACCTGAATATAGCGTtctatacaaaatttttaatgaaatttatactgatgatgaaaattttaCCCCTAAATCGCTATTTGACTATGGCTCTGGTGTTGGTACAGTCATGTG GGCAGCATCTGAATTTTGGAACAAATCTATTAAAGAATACTATTGTGTAGATGTATCGCGATTCATGAATGAATTCTCTGAATATCTTATGAAAATGGCTAAACCAAAAATTAATCCACACCACGTTTTTTACCGACAATTTTTTCCTGCAGCTCCAATT cCAACTTATGATATTGTAGTAAGTGCATACTCTTTGTTAGAATTACCAGATCAAAAATCTCGTCTTGAAGTCATTTCGAAATTATGGAATAAAACAAACCATTATTTAGTCATTGTAGAACAGGGAACAGCGTATGGGTTTAGA GTAATTACCGAGGCACGGGATTTTATACTTAGACATGGAAGAAAAGATACACGGGGTGTGCACGTATTTTCGCCA TGTCCTCACGACTTACAATGTCCTATTCAAATAGCAGATTATAAGTTTCCTTGCAGTTTTAAGATTCAGTATCAGACATTACCTTTAGCTCAAAAGTCCGAATATAAAATGGAACTCTATTCGTATGTAGTACTTAAAAAAG GTAAACGTTCAGAAAATGATAATCAGTGGCCACGGATAATCTCACCTATATTGAAACGTTCCAAACATGTTGTATGTCGAATGTGTACAGCTTCCGGAAAATTTGAAGAACAAATTTTTACCGCATGGAAGAATGGAAA aaataCGTATCGTTGTGCAAGAAGCAGCGCATGGGGCGATCGTCTGCCCTTCAAATTTGAGGAGATAAAAGAATCTGAAGAATCAGAAGATTCCGACCAATTTGAGGATTCTTCAGAATCAGAAGAGTCTGAAAAAACTAAATGA
- the LOC114871032 gene encoding probable cytochrome P450 303a1 isoform X2, whose product MFSTVMLLVILLLLLLYLSSRKPKGYPPGPKWWPILGCAIEVARLRQKTGYLIKTCSALSKKYGPVVGLKIGTDRIVVLNDYESIRAMLTDEDCDGRPTGPVYQTRTFGTRKGLIVVDGNLWVEQRRFVLKHLRDFGFGRKSMATIIEEEAMSLVGHFKKLIDSDYNERINESKIHCNNNENVDGQIYKLIKKDNVDTSESTDKYITNKKHLTSSDKYMNMNDYVEIKKMDDGIVIPMHDAFGVTVLNTLWRMMAGKRFNLDDQDLTYLQQLLATLMNEIDMIGAPFGHFPILRFIAPEMSGYKSFLEVHQKLWKFLRDELDGHRNTFTPDSPRDLMDVYLDVLSSKNYSNTFSEAQLLAICVDLFMAGSETTSKSLGFCFLNLMLNPHVQKKAHEEIDRVIGRNRPPTLEDRSKMTYMNAIVLESLRIFMGRTLNVPHRALRDTSILGHRIPKDTMLIVNFDRILMGESWGDPENFRPERFINESGNIVTPQTYFPFSIGRHRCMGENLARSNIFIITTALLQAFTFSPVPGEEKPSSQDFVDGVTSGPKPFGALVSLRT is encoded by the exons ATGTTCTCCACTGTGATGCTGCTGGTAATATTATTACTCCTACTGCTGTATCTGTCATCAAGAAAACCAAAAGGATACCCTCCAG GGCCGAAATGGTGGCCGATTTTGGGTTGCGCCATAGAGGTGGCTCGCCTTCGCCAGAAGACTGGTTACCTGATCAAAACCTGTTCTGCTTTATCCAAAAAATATGGGCCAGTGGTTGGTCTGAAAATCGGTACCGATCGTATCGTAGTATTAAATGACTATGAAAGTATCCGAGCGATGTTAACGGACGAAGACTGCGATGGTAGACCAACTGGTCCAGTATATCAAACAAGAACTTTTGGTACAAGAAAAG gTCTAATAGTAGTAGATGGAAATCTATGGGTGGAACAAAGAAGATTCGTTTTGAAGCATCTTCGTGATTTCGGATTTGGTCGCAAAAGTATGGCCACGATAATAGAGGAAGAAGCAATGTCGCTCGTCGGACACTTCAAAAAGTTAATCGACAGCGATTACAATGAACGAATCAACGAATCTAAAATACATTGTAATAATAACGAGAACGTTGATGGACAGATATACAAACTGATAAAGAAGGACAACGTGGATACATCAGAGTCCACGGATAAATACATAACGAATAAAAAACACTTAACATCTTCAGATAAGTACATGAACATGAACGATTACGTGGAGATAAAGAAAATGGATGATGGAATAGTTATCCCAATGCACGATGCCTTTGGTGTCACGGTACTCAACACCCTATGGAGAATGATGGCTGGTAAAAG GTTCAACCTTGACGATCAGGATTTGACTTATTTGCAACAGCTTCTGGCGACGCTTATGAACGAAATCGACATGATCGGTGCACCATTCGGTCACTTCCCGATATTGAGGTTCATCGCACCAGAAATGTCCGGGTACAAATCGTTTCTGGAGGTCCATCAGAAGCTCTGGAAATTTTTAAGG GATGAATTGGATGGTCACAGAAATACATTTACACCAGACTCACCAAGGGACTTGATGGACGTCTACCTGGATGTTCTAAGTTCCAAGAATTATAGCAATACATTTTCAG AGGCTCAATTACTTGCAATTTGCGTGGACTTGTTCATGGCAGGCTCTGAAACAACGTCCAAATCTCTTGGTTTCTGTTTCTTAAACTTGATGCTGAATCCGCATGTTCAGAAGAAAGCACACGAAGAAATAGACAGAGTAATCGGACGAAACAGACCACCCACTCTGGAGGATAGATCAAA AATGACATATATGAATGCAATCGTCCTAGAATCGTTAAGAATATTCATGGGACGAACATTAAACGTACCTCATAGAGCGTTAAGGGATACCTCGATATTGGGCCACAGGATACCAAAA GACACGATGCTTATTGTAAATTTCGACAGAATATTGATGGGTGAATCATGGGGTGATCCAGAAAACTTTCGACCAGAAAGATTTATCAATGAAAGTGGTAACATCGTTACGCCACAGACATATTTTCCATTTAGCATTG GAAGACATCGTTGTATGGGAGAAAACTTAGCCAGGAGCAACATATTCATTATAACCACTGCATTGCTGCAAGCATTCACGTTTTCTCCAGTACCAGGAGAAGAGAAACCATCTTCACAAGATTTCGTCGATGGTGTGACAAGCGGTCCTAAACCATTTGGAGCATTGGTTTCTTTGAGAACGTAA
- the LOC114871095 gene encoding methyltransferase-like protein 17, mitochondrial isoform X3: MSSRLTFVKCKQIRWYSTKQKMKVIDEVDELLLTNQLKHRHHPGISSPRQVQHPSWLCDSIKALAGVNNISLKQVQQGTKRLTSYLHERQLPKEADDIETKIKDIKSHTKAININGMEEPIDHKELLKNPQVLKQLKGFIYSWKSINYDAFTSLVYLFGRSIPEYSVLYKIFNEIYTDDENFTPKSLFDYGSGVGTVMWAASEFWNKSIKEYYCVDVSRFMNEFSEYLMKMAKPKINPHHVFYRQFFPAAPIPTYDIVVSAYSLLELPDQKSRLEVISKLWNKTNHYLVIVEQGTAYGFRVITEARDFILRHGRKDTRGVHVFSPCPHDLQCPIQIADYKFPCSFKIQYQTLPLAQKSEYKMELYSYVVLKKGKRSENDNQWPRIISPILKRSKHVVCRMCTASGKFEEQIFTAWKNGKNTYRCARSSAWGDRLPFKFEEIKESEESEDSDQFEDSSESEESEKTK, translated from the exons ATGTCATCAAGATTGACTTTTGTAAAATGCAAGCAGATACGATGg tactctacaaaacaaaaaatgaaagtCATAGACGAAGTGGATGAGTTACTTTTAACTAATCAACTTAAACATAGACATCATCCAGGGATATCAAGTCCTAGACAAGTACAACATCCTAGTTGGCTTTGCGATTCAATTAAAGCACTTGCAGGAG tgaataatatttcattgaaacAAGTCCAGCAAGGCACAAAGAGATTAACATCATATTTACATGAAAGACAACTTCCAAAAGAAGCAGATGAcattgaaacaaaaataaaagatattaaatcaCATACTAAAGCAATCAATATAAATGGTATGGAGGAACCAATAGACCATAaagaattgttaaaaaatcCACAGGttttgaaacaattaaaaGGTTTTATTTATAGTTggaaatcaattaattatgatGCCTTTACAAGCTTGGTATATTTATTTGGTCGAAGCATACCTGAATATAGCGTtctatacaaaatttttaatgaaatttatactgatgatgaaaattttaCCCCTAAATCGCTATTTGACTATGGCTCTGGTGTTGGTACAGTCATGTG GGCAGCATCTGAATTTTGGAACAAATCTATTAAAGAATACTATTGTGTAGATGTATCGCGATTCATGAATGAATTCTCTGAATATCTTATGAAAATGGCTAAACCAAAAATTAATCCACACCACGTTTTTTACCGACAATTTTTTCCTGCAGCTCCAATT cCAACTTATGATATTGTAGTAAGTGCATACTCTTTGTTAGAATTACCAGATCAAAAATCTCGTCTTGAAGTCATTTCGAAATTATGGAATAAAACAAACCATTATTTAGTCATTGTAGAACAGGGAACAGCGTATGGGTTTAGA GTAATTACCGAGGCACGGGATTTTATACTTAGACATGGAAGAAAAGATACACGGGGTGTGCACGTATTTTCGCCA TGTCCTCACGACTTACAATGTCCTATTCAAATAGCAGATTATAAGTTTCCTTGCAGTTTTAAGATTCAGTATCAGACATTACCTTTAGCTCAAAAGTCCGAATATAAAATGGAACTCTATTCGTATGTAGTACTTAAAAAAG GTAAACGTTCAGAAAATGATAATCAGTGGCCACGGATAATCTCACCTATATTGAAACGTTCCAAACATGTTGTATGTCGAATGTGTACAGCTTCCGGAAAATTTGAAGAACAAATTTTTACCGCATGGAAGAATGGAAA aaataCGTATCGTTGTGCAAGAAGCAGCGCATGGGGCGATCGTCTGCCCTTCAAATTTGAGGAGATAAAAGAATCTGAAGAATCAGAAGATTCCGACCAATTTGAGGATTCTTCAGAATCAGAAGAGTCTGAAAAAACTAAATGA
- the LOC114871032 gene encoding probable cytochrome P450 303a1 isoform X1 translates to MAHMVKACMFSTVMLLVILLLLLLYLSSRKPKGYPPGPKWWPILGCAIEVARLRQKTGYLIKTCSALSKKYGPVVGLKIGTDRIVVLNDYESIRAMLTDEDCDGRPTGPVYQTRTFGTRKGLIVVDGNLWVEQRRFVLKHLRDFGFGRKSMATIIEEEAMSLVGHFKKLIDSDYNERINESKIHCNNNENVDGQIYKLIKKDNVDTSESTDKYITNKKHLTSSDKYMNMNDYVEIKKMDDGIVIPMHDAFGVTVLNTLWRMMAGKRFNLDDQDLTYLQQLLATLMNEIDMIGAPFGHFPILRFIAPEMSGYKSFLEVHQKLWKFLRDELDGHRNTFTPDSPRDLMDVYLDVLSSKNYSNTFSEAQLLAICVDLFMAGSETTSKSLGFCFLNLMLNPHVQKKAHEEIDRVIGRNRPPTLEDRSKMTYMNAIVLESLRIFMGRTLNVPHRALRDTSILGHRIPKDTMLIVNFDRILMGESWGDPENFRPERFINESGNIVTPQTYFPFSIGRHRCMGENLARSNIFIITTALLQAFTFSPVPGEEKPSSQDFVDGVTSGPKPFGALVSLRT, encoded by the exons ATGGCACACATGGTTAAAGCATG CATGTTCTCCACTGTGATGCTGCTGGTAATATTATTACTCCTACTGCTGTATCTGTCATCAAGAAAACCAAAAGGATACCCTCCAG GGCCGAAATGGTGGCCGATTTTGGGTTGCGCCATAGAGGTGGCTCGCCTTCGCCAGAAGACTGGTTACCTGATCAAAACCTGTTCTGCTTTATCCAAAAAATATGGGCCAGTGGTTGGTCTGAAAATCGGTACCGATCGTATCGTAGTATTAAATGACTATGAAAGTATCCGAGCGATGTTAACGGACGAAGACTGCGATGGTAGACCAACTGGTCCAGTATATCAAACAAGAACTTTTGGTACAAGAAAAG gTCTAATAGTAGTAGATGGAAATCTATGGGTGGAACAAAGAAGATTCGTTTTGAAGCATCTTCGTGATTTCGGATTTGGTCGCAAAAGTATGGCCACGATAATAGAGGAAGAAGCAATGTCGCTCGTCGGACACTTCAAAAAGTTAATCGACAGCGATTACAATGAACGAATCAACGAATCTAAAATACATTGTAATAATAACGAGAACGTTGATGGACAGATATACAAACTGATAAAGAAGGACAACGTGGATACATCAGAGTCCACGGATAAATACATAACGAATAAAAAACACTTAACATCTTCAGATAAGTACATGAACATGAACGATTACGTGGAGATAAAGAAAATGGATGATGGAATAGTTATCCCAATGCACGATGCCTTTGGTGTCACGGTACTCAACACCCTATGGAGAATGATGGCTGGTAAAAG GTTCAACCTTGACGATCAGGATTTGACTTATTTGCAACAGCTTCTGGCGACGCTTATGAACGAAATCGACATGATCGGTGCACCATTCGGTCACTTCCCGATATTGAGGTTCATCGCACCAGAAATGTCCGGGTACAAATCGTTTCTGGAGGTCCATCAGAAGCTCTGGAAATTTTTAAGG GATGAATTGGATGGTCACAGAAATACATTTACACCAGACTCACCAAGGGACTTGATGGACGTCTACCTGGATGTTCTAAGTTCCAAGAATTATAGCAATACATTTTCAG AGGCTCAATTACTTGCAATTTGCGTGGACTTGTTCATGGCAGGCTCTGAAACAACGTCCAAATCTCTTGGTTTCTGTTTCTTAAACTTGATGCTGAATCCGCATGTTCAGAAGAAAGCACACGAAGAAATAGACAGAGTAATCGGACGAAACAGACCACCCACTCTGGAGGATAGATCAAA AATGACATATATGAATGCAATCGTCCTAGAATCGTTAAGAATATTCATGGGACGAACATTAAACGTACCTCATAGAGCGTTAAGGGATACCTCGATATTGGGCCACAGGATACCAAAA GACACGATGCTTATTGTAAATTTCGACAGAATATTGATGGGTGAATCATGGGGTGATCCAGAAAACTTTCGACCAGAAAGATTTATCAATGAAAGTGGTAACATCGTTACGCCACAGACATATTTTCCATTTAGCATTG GAAGACATCGTTGTATGGGAGAAAACTTAGCCAGGAGCAACATATTCATTATAACCACTGCATTGCTGCAAGCATTCACGTTTTCTCCAGTACCAGGAGAAGAGAAACCATCTTCACAAGATTTCGTCGATGGTGTGACAAGCGGTCCTAAACCATTTGGAGCATTGGTTTCTTTGAGAACGTAA